From a single Bufo bufo chromosome 9, aBufBuf1.1, whole genome shotgun sequence genomic region:
- the LOC120978552 gene encoding uncharacterized protein LOC120978552 isoform X2 translates to MHAQPTMYVSRSGRRKLLPDPHTCTLSQACMCPDRAEESCYQIHTHARSAKHVCVQNGQKEESCYQIHTHAPSAKHVCVQIGQKKASTRSTHMHAQPSMYVSRSGRRKLLPDPHTCTLSQACMCPDRAEESCYQIHTHARSAKHVCVQIGQKKASTRSTHMHAQPSMYVSRSGRRKLLPDPHTCTLSQACMCPDRADESCYQIHTHARSAKHVCVQIGQKKAATRSTHMHAQPSMYASRSGRRKLLPDPHTCTLSQTCMCPDRADESCYQIHTHARSAKHVCVQIEQMKAATRSTHMHAQPSMYVSRSGRRKLLPDPHTCTLSQACMCPDRADESCYQIHTHARSAKHVCVQIEQMKAATRSTHMHAQPSMYVSRSGR, encoded by the exons ATGCACGCTCAGCCAACAATGTATGTGTCCAGATCGGGCAGAAGAAAGCTGCTACCAGATCCACACACATGCACGCTCAGCCAAGCATGTATGTGTCCAGATCGGGCAGAAGAAAGCTGCTACCAGATCCACACACATGCACGCTCAGCCAAGCATGTATGTGTCCAGAACGGGCAGAAGGAAGAAAGCTGCTACCAGATCCACACACATGCACCCTCAGCCAAGCATGTATGCGTCCAGATCGGGCAGAAGAAAGCTTCTACCAGATCCACACACATGCACGCTCAGCCAAGCATGTATGTGTCCAGATCGGGCAGAAGAAAGCTGCTACCAGatccacacacatgcacactcagccaAGCATGTATGTGTCCAGATCGGGCAGAAGAAAGCTGCTACCAGATCCACACACATGCACGCTCAGCCAAGCATGTATGTGTCCAG ATCGGGCAGAAGAAAGCTTCTACCAGATCCACACACATGCACGCTCAGCCAAGCATGTATGTGTCCAGATCGGGCAGAAGAAAGCTGCTACCAGATCCACACACATGCACGCTCAGCCAAGCATGTATGTGTCCAGATCGAGCAGATGAAAGCTGCTACCAGATCCACACACATGCACGCTCAGCCAAGCATGTATGCGTCCAGATCGGGCAGAAGAAAGCTGCTACCAGATCCACACACATGCACGCTCAGCCAAGCATGTATGCGTCCAGATCGGGCAGAAGAAAGCTGCTACCAGATCCACACACATGCACGCTCAGCCAAACATGTATGTGTCCAGATCGGGCAGATGAAAGCTGCTACCAGATCCACACACATGCACGCTCAGCCAAGCATGTATGTGTCCAGATCGAGCAGATGAAAGCTGCTACCAGATCCACACACATGCACGCTCAGCCAAGCATGTATGTGTCCAGATCGGGCAGAAGAAAGCTTCTACCAGATCCACACACATGCACGCTCAGCCAAGCATGTATGTGTCCAGATCGAGCAGATGAAAGCTGCTACCAGATCCACACACATGCACGCTCAGCCAAGCATGTATGTGTCCAGATCGAGCAGATGAAAGCTGCTACCAGATCCACACACATGCACGCTCAGCCAAGCATGTATGTGTCCAGATCGGGCAGATGA
- the LOC120978552 gene encoding uncharacterized protein LOC120978552 isoform X1 codes for MCPDRAEESFYQIHTHARSAKHVCVQNGQKKAATRSTHMHAQPSMYVSRTGSRKLLPDPHTCTLSQACMCPDRADESCYQIHTHARSAKHVCVQIGQKKAATRSTHMHAQPNMYVSRSGSRKLLPDPHTCTLSQQCMCPDRAEESCYQIHTHARSAKHVCVQIGQKKAATRSTHMHAQPSMYVSRSGRRKLLPDPHTCTLSQACMCPDRAEESCYQIHTHARSAKHVCVQIGQKKASTRSTHMHAQPSMYVSRSGRRKLLPDPHTCTLSQACMCPDRADESCYQIHTHARSAKHVCVQIGQKKAATRSTHMHAQPSMYASRSGRRKLLPDPHTCTLSQTCMCPDRADESCYQIHTHARSAKHVCVQIEQMKAATRSTHMHAQPSMYVSRSGRRKLLPDPHTCTLSQACMCPDRADESCYQIHTHARSAKHVCVQIEQMKAATRSTHMHAQPSMYVSRSGR; via the exons ATGTGTCCAGATCGGGCAGAAGAAAGCTTCTACCAGATCCACACACATGCACGCTCAGCCAAGCATGTATGTGTCCAGAACGGGCAGAAGAAAGCTGCTACCAGATCCACACACATGCACGCTCAGCCAAGCATGTATGTGTCCAGAACGGGCAGTAGAAAGCTGCTACCAGATCCACACACATGCACGCTCAGCCAAGCATGTATGTGTCCAGATCGAGCAGATGAAAGCTGCTACCAGATCCACACACATGCACGCTCAGCCAAGCATGTATGTGTCCAGATCGGGCAGAAGAAAGCTGCTACCAGATCCACACACATGCACGCTCAGCCAAACATGTATGTGTCCAGATCGGGCAGTAGAAAGCTTCTACCAGATCCACACACATGCACGCTCAGCCAACAATGTATGTGTCCAGATCGGGCAGAAGAAAGCTGCTACCAGATCCACACACATGCACGCTCAGCCAAGCATGTATGTGTCCAGATCGGGCAGAAGAAAGCTGCTACCAGATCCACACAC ATGCACGCTCAGCCAAGCATGTATGTGTCCAGATCGGGCAGAAGAAAGCTGCTACCAGatccacacacatgcacactcagccaAGCATGTATGTGTCCAGATCGGGCAGAAGAAAGCTGCTACCAGATCCACACACATGCACGCTCAGCCAAGCATGTATGTGTCCAG ATCGGGCAGAAGAAAGCTTCTACCAGATCCACACACATGCACGCTCAGCCAAGCATGTATGTGTCCAGATCGGGCAGAAGAAAGCTGCTACCAGATCCACACACATGCACGCTCAGCCAAGCATGTATGTGTCCAGATCGAGCAGATGAAAGCTGCTACCAGATCCACACACATGCACGCTCAGCCAAGCATGTATGCGTCCAGATCGGGCAGAAGAAAGCTGCTACCAGATCCACACACATGCACGCTCAGCCAAGCATGTATGCGTCCAGATCGGGCAGAAGAAAGCTGCTACCAGATCCACACACATGCACGCTCAGCCAAACATGTATGTGTCCAGATCGGGCAGATGAAAGCTGCTACCAGATCCACACACATGCACGCTCAGCCAAGCATGTATGTGTCCAGATCGAGCAGATGAAAGCTGCTACCAGATCCACACACATGCACGCTCAGCCAAGCATGTATGTGTCCAGATCGGGCAGAAGAAAGCTTCTACCAGATCCACACACATGCACGCTCAGCCAAGCATGTATGTGTCCAGATCGAGCAGATGAAAGCTGCTACCAGATCCACACACATGCACGCTCAGCCAAGCATGTATGTGTCCAGATCGAGCAGATGAAAGCTGCTACCAGATCCACACACATGCACGCTCAGCCAAGCATGTATGTGTCCAGATCGGGCAGATGA